The Actinomyces lilanjuaniae genome segment CATGTGGGTATCCAATACCGCCACGGCCGTGCTCATGCTGCCTATCGGCGCCTCCGTGCTGGGGCTGGTCTCCTCCCTGGCCGGTGGCAGGCAGCGGATACGACGCTTCTCCACCGCGCTCATGCTCGCCATCGCCTACGCCGCCTCCATCGGCTCGGTCGGCACGATCATCGGCACCCCGCCTAACGCCCTGCTGGTGGCCTACCTCTCGGAGACCCACGGGGTCGAGATCGGGTTCGGGCAGTGGATGCTGGTGGGGGTGCCGCTGGCTGCCGTCCTCATGGTGGTGGCGTGGTGGCTGCTGGTCTACGTGCTGCTGCCTCCCGAGATCGACACGGTTCCCGGGGGCCGCGAGGTCATTGAGGAGGAGTGGCGTCGCCTAGGGCCCATGAGCGGCGGGGAGGTACGCGTCAGCATCGTGTTCCTGGCTGCGGCCGCCTCCTGGGTGCTCGTCCCCACCCTGCTGGAGAGGACCGGGGCCGCGCTGAACATCTCCGACGCCCTCATCGCTATGGCGACCGCCGCCATTTTGTTCCTCCTGCCCGGGGACCGTGCCCAGGGGACCCGCCTGCTGGACTGGGCCACCGCCAAGGAGGTGCCGTGGGACGTGCTGCTGCTGTTCGGCGGCGGACTTTCCCTGTCATCCATGTTCTCCCGGCTCGGGCTGTCGATCTGGATCGGGGAGCAGGCCAGGGGGCTGGAGGTACTGCCCACTGTCCTGTTCGTGGCCGCGGTGGCACTGCTGGTCATCGTGCTCACCGAGCTGACCTCCAACACCGCCACGGCAGCCGCCTTCCTGCCCATCATGGGGGGCGTGGCCGTCGGTATCGGGCTGACTCAGCAGGAGCCCGCCAACGTCTTGCTGCTGACGGCACCGGTCGCCCTGTCGGCAACCTTCGCCTTCATGCTGCCGGTGGCCACACCGCCCAACGCCGTGGCCTACGGGTCGGGCTACGTCCGGCTCGCAGACATGGTCCGCTCCGGGGTCTGGCTCAACATCATCGGCATGGTGCTGGTGACGCTGGCTGTCATGGGCCTGGTGGTCCCAGTGTTCGGGCTGAGCCTGTGAGGGTCCGGGGGTGCTCAACGCTGTTGAACGTGGAGGCACCCCACCCAGCACGCCCCGGCTCACCTGAGAGGACCGCCTCGCCCGCAAGGCGTTCGCGTTCACACCACCCTTGAGGGTTCGTGCTGAGAGCATCCACCTGGGCGGCACCACCGTCGTAGCCGTCAACGTCGAGGAAGCAGCCGTCAACGACAAACCGATGACCTGAGCCCTACCGCTGTCAACGACTTCGCGGCCTCCGTCAGACACTCCACTCCCGCCCTCCAGGATGCTGCCGACGACAAGATCCTCCTGCGGATGAACGTCCTCGCAGGCACCGGCGAGGCCACGGTCGCCGGCCTCTATGCGCTGGGCACCTACCCCCAACAGCACCTTCCGCACCTCAGCCTCACCGCAGCAGTCGACCTTGGCAACGCAACAGACTCGACCCGTCGTGCGATGAACCGCAAGGACTTCACCGGCCCACTCCCCACGATCCTCGACGGTGCCACCGAGTGGGTGGCCCAGAACGTCTCCAGCACCCTGGTTGTCAGCACTGACGGCCGTTCCGGCACCGAGTTCTCCATCCGGCTCGTCGCCGTGAGAGAGGTCGTCGCCAACGCCCTCGTCCACCGTGACCTGTCGGACGCGACCGCAGGACGCGCCGTCGAACTGCGGCTGACGGACAAAGGGATGGTGCTCACCAGTCCTGGCGGACTCTGGGGACTGAGCGTCGATCAACTCGGGACACCGGAAGGCAAGAGCGCCGTCAACGAGTTCCTGTACGGCATATGTCGGCATATTGGTGGGCGCGACCACCGCGTCATCGAAGCCACTGCCAGATCCATCGGTGACCCGGGCGCCCACATCACCCCTCGGACTGCCTCGCCACTCCCGCCAGGTGACCCACACTCAGGCAGGTTGTCCAGACACGGACAGTCACCATCACAGCATGCAGCTCACGCAGCCCTCAACCTCGGTGCCGGTGAGCGCCGCCTGGCGCACCCGCCTACGGGGACTCAGAGGCGGTCCTGCCGCAGCCAGGCGGGTGCAGCAGGGCCAACTGCGGCCGCCTTCTGCATGGCCACGGCCACCTGTATAGGCTCAGCAGAGGACACAGCACGCTACCGGCACAGATTCTCTCTTGCCAGGCGCCTCGGCAGCACCGTACACTAGGGATGTGCGTTGCACTAGCAGCGCAAAGTGTGCCCGGCAGCCTTCCGGACGGTGGGCGAGCCGGGTTTCGCGTACCTGGGAGCAGCCCAGACCGTCATCGGTGCGTTGCTCCCTGTCACACACTGAGTTCGATGACCTTGATGTCGATACCGTTCAGCCGTCTCCGCCACTCCCCGCCCTTGTTCCAGGACCAGCTGATGGCATCGGCGAGCCACAGCAGAGGCTCTTCATGGTCTCGAAGATGGTCATAGGTCCCTTCCCAACCACAGCCGAGCACCTGCTGAAGGATCTGCCGATCAGCCCTCATCACGGAGTCATTCTGGTCCAGGACCAGGCGTCGGCAGGCGCTCGCACGTACGGATTCAGCCAGTCGGCGAAGACACTGGGGACGGCCGACCTTCGGCCGTGCATTCGCACGGTAGACCTTGGCGCTCATGGGCATCTCAGTCATCATGTCGATGAGTGCTTTGCGAACCTCCGGACGCTCCCTGGAGTCCTCGGAGTCGCCCTGCACCACTGCTGTCCTCACAGCATGCAGCTCACGCAGCCCTCAACCTCGGTGCCGGTGAGCGCCGCCTGGCGCAGACGGATGTAGTAGAGGGTCTTGATGCCCTTGCGCCAGGCGTAGATCTGCGCCCGGTTGACGTCGCGAGTGGTGGCGGTGTCCGGGAAGAACAGGGTGAGGCTCAGCCCCTGGTCCACGTGCTGGGTGGCAGCCGCGTAGGTGTCGATGATCTTCTCGGGACCGATCTCGTAGGCGTCCTGGTAGTACTCCAGGTTGTCGTTGGTCATGTAGGGCGCCGGGTAGTAGACGCGGCCGATCTTGCCCTCCTTGCGGATCTCGATCTTGGCGACGATCGGGTGGATGGAGGAGGTGGAGTTGTTGATGTAGGAGATCGACCCGGTCGGCGGCACCGCCTGCAGGTTGCGGTTGTACAGACCGCCCTGCCTGACCTTACGGGCCAGCTCCGCCCAGTCCGCACGAGTGGGCACGTGCACACTGGAGGCCTCGAAGAGCTCACGCACACGGTCAGTCACCGGCACGAAGTCCTGAGTCACGTACTTCTCGAAGAAGGAACCGTCGGCGTAGGCGGAGTCCTCGAAGCCCACAAAGCTCTGGCCCCGCTCCA includes the following:
- a CDS encoding SLC13 family permease produces the protein MSPTTAPSSPVPASSKHPPEHPAPRLAQRRRSIGVVLGLALAVLTYIAFPSSAIDQVNATAVASGEEAAFTDTGLRTVAAAAVLLGLWWMTEAIPLAATALLPLVIFPALQVADFEEVAAPYASDTIFLFMGGFMLALTMQRWNLHRRIALRVVLWVGTRPRSLVLGFMVATGFLSMWVSNTATAVLMLPIGASVLGLVSSLAGGRQRIRRFSTALMLAIAYAASIGSVGTIIGTPPNALLVAYLSETHGVEIGFGQWMLVGVPLAAVLMVVAWWLLVYVLLPPEIDTVPGGREVIEEEWRRLGPMSGGEVRVSIVFLAAAASWVLVPTLLERTGAALNISDALIAMATAAILFLLPGDRAQGTRLLDWATAKEVPWDVLLLFGGGLSLSSMFSRLGLSIWIGEQARGLEVLPTVLFVAAVALLVIVLTELTSNTATAAAFLPIMGGVAVGIGLTQQEPANVLLLTAPVALSATFAFMLPVATPPNAVAYGSGYVRLADMVRSGVWLNIIGMVLVTLAVMGLVVPVFGLSL